In Erigeron canadensis isolate Cc75 chromosome 7, C_canadensis_v1, whole genome shotgun sequence, one DNA window encodes the following:
- the LOC122608895 gene encoding protein ALP1-like has product MHVGNQATLDRSNNDINVLNKSPLYDSVRNGTNPNSSFILRGRLYKRGYLLTGGIYPRWSTFVKAYPHPVDPKEKKFKKVQEAARKDIERVFGVLKEKWKILERLIRYFDLDKIGKVVEACCILHNMIIKDDGRAISPVHIMDQPTPIVYDPSVLPELHDESFHHRLCYDLTEHLAGLDLAYLNDPAFQPTPIEDLI; this is encoded by the exons ATGCACGTCGGCAATCAAGCAACTCTCGACCG GTCAAACAACGATATAAATGTGTTGAATAAGTCACCGTTGTATGATTCGGTTCGAAATGGGACGAATCCAAACTCATCATTCATTCTTCGCGGTCGGTTGTACAAACGTGGCTATTTGCTAACTGGTGGTATTTATCCTAGGTGGTCTACATTTGTTAAAGCGTATCCACACCCTGTCGatccaaaagaaaagaagttcaAAAAAGTACAAGAAGCGGCAAGAAAAGACATTGAAAGGGTTTTTGGTGTTCTTAAGGAAAAATGGAAGATATTGGAGCGCCTCATTCGTTATTTCGATTTAGACAAGATCGGCAAAGTCGTCGAAGCGTGTTGTatattgcacaacatgatcataAAGGATGACGGGAGGGCAATATCACCGGTTCATATAATGGACCAACCGACACCGATAGTATATGATCCTAGCGTTTTACCAGAGTTACATGATGAAAGCTTCCATCATCGTCTCTGTTATGATCTTACAGAGCATCTAGCGGGTCTAGATTTGGCATACCTCAATGACCCGGCTTTTCAACCAACACCGATTGAAGatttaatttag